The following coding sequences are from one Gossypium raimondii isolate GPD5lz chromosome 4, ASM2569854v1, whole genome shotgun sequence window:
- the LOC105780124 gene encoding uncharacterized protein LOC105780124 isoform X2 — protein MGVDYYKILQVDRNANDEDLKKAYRKLAMKWHPDKNPKSKKEAEAKFKQISEAYDVLSDPQKRAVYDQYGEEGLKGQMPPPGVGGFPGGADGGSGPTMFRFNPRSPEDIFSEFFGFSSPFGGMGDMGGSRAGMSGFPRGMFREDIFGSFRGGAGEGSTTMLRKGPAIEQPLPCSLEDLYKGTTKKMKISRDVIDASGELSPFSLTHMWI, from the exons ATGGGTGTTGATTATTACAAGATTCTTCAGGTCGACCGGAATGCTAATGATGAAGATTTGAAGAAAGCGTATCGTAAGCTGGCCATGAAGTGGCATCCCGACAAGAATCCTAAATCCAAGAAAGAAGCCGAAGCCAAATTTAAGCAAATCTCCGAAGCTTAcgat GTTTTGAGCGATCCCCAAAAGCGTGCGGTTTACGATCAGTACGGCGAAGAAGGGTTAAAAGGCCAGATGCCGCCTCCGGGTGTGGGAGGGTTTCCGGGAGGGGCGGACGGGGGTTCTGGCCCGACGATGTTCCGGTTCAATCCTCGGAGCCCCGAAGATATTTTCTCggagttttttgggttttcgagTCCATTTGGAGGGATGGGTGATATGGGTGGGTCACGTGCTGGGATGTCGGGGTTCCCCAGGGGCATGTTTAGGGAAGACATATTCGGGTCGTTTAGGGGTGGAGCTGGGGAGGGTTCTACAACTATGCTCCGTAAAGGACCCGCTATTGAACAACCATTACCTTGCAGCTTGGAGGATCTATATAAAGGGACTACCAAGAAAATGAAGATTTCTAGGGATGTTATTGATGCTAGCGg